In Siniperca chuatsi isolate FFG_IHB_CAS linkage group LG24, ASM2008510v1, whole genome shotgun sequence, the DNA window atacagtttaatattgcttttttgtgctgttctgtctgtattttcttgtcgacttttgtgtatttgtataaagGCCAATCTGGAGACAGCCATTGCAAACTAGCTTAggctataaatataaaaatcaacataaataaataaataataaaataataaaaatgtatgtctaAGTTCCACCTGGAAAAGCTTCAGTAATGCGTCTGTGACCGGTTAGCGCCACTCATATGGCTAACATCATTAGTTTGGTGAACACAACTGGGAAGCCAGAGCTCAGAGACCATAACACATAATTAAACACCATCATTATTTCCAAGCAAATGACAGCGAGGAGAAGTGGAACGAACAAAAAAGCTCTGTATCTAACTTGTTTAGAACAATGTCTGGAAATACCTAACATTAGTCACAACTAGCTATTTCCAAAACAGCTTCATCAAACATGATGATTTATTTGCAATGACATCCCCTGTCTACTACCATGTGAAGGCTAAAGGAGCACTCCATCAATTTTACATGACAAAGtcaatttaaaatttaattttttttgtgtgtgatgttttctgtggctTTGGAGGAGCTATGTCACGTCAGAGAAAACGACTTAAGTGACATCACCCAagtatctcagcttgggctgaAACAGTGCGTGGGTGacgtggagtttgaaagacacgACCATTTACCAGACAGGGAGGACGTGAGACACTAACACTGGTGGACCCAGTGTTTTTAGAGCTTGACCCATATAAGGTACTCACCATAAACAGAGAGGCAGGCGGTGGCGCTTTTGATGCCGTCTGGGTATGTGTGGAACTCGCAGGTGTAGCAGGCCTCGTCCTCCGTCCTGACCGCCTGGATGGTCAACTGGGTGTCGCCCAGGGTTCGGCTCAAGCTAACTCGACCTATGAACTGCCCCACTATGTTCTGGTGGCCGTGCTTGGCGTAGGAGGCCACGGTGGTGGTGTCGCCCTGCTCGGCCGTCTTCCTCCACAGCACCTGGTGCACCCTCTCAGGGAGGCCATACCAGCAGGACAGGGTGGCCGGCTTCCCGCTCACGGCCGTCTTGTTGCCCTCCAGGTGCACTTTACCTGGGACAAAGGAAATGCTGctgttattaatatttaatatcaaGAAAATTAAGATGATCCAATGTGATTGTATGTTAGCTGTATgtggatttatttctgctggCATCAAAATGTACAATGAAAACTTTACAGGACTGCTGCTTGTGGGCAGGAGCCGCGGTAACAGGAGGAATCTGGGGGTAGTAAAAATGTGTATGCACACGTTTAATAGTAACAGGAAGTGCCAAGGCTAGCTAGGTGGGTGGGCTTTCTCCCCTGCTGCTCTGCCAGTTCAGCCTATTTCCTCCTGTCTCATAAGGGGTCTCGTGAGGAACACAAACACTCTCTGTGACCCTAATCAGGACTTGCGCAGAGACTacatgacaaataaacacagctgCAAGGCTTTGTCTTTgtggaaaaaagaacaaaagttcAAATGTTAGGTGTGAGcagcaacactgaaaaaaaatgcttattaAAGATAACTTGCTCTTTAAAACAACAGAAGCTAGGAACCAAAtccaaagcaaacacaaaaactgatTTATCATGTTGGAATATATTATTATGAACCCTTAATGatctaaaatatgaataaagttgtttggCCAGTATTAGCACAGATTCCTGACACAGCTATAAGCTCAAGTTGTTTTTAGAGATCTGGAGCTTCTGGAGCTGCCAGACTGACCTGTGACGGTGATGCACGTCCTGCCTTCTTGCTTGCCCGAGGGATAAACATCAAAGATGCAGCGGTAACAGCCCTCGTCATCAGACCGCACCCTCTTGATGGTGATGTAGCTGGCGTCGTTGTGGGAGGCAGTGAGCTGCACGTTGGGTTCTTGATGGCTGACGCGGATGGGGACGCTCTGTTGGTACGCCAGGAGGATCTTGTTGTGCCTGTTGAGCCAGCGCACTTGCCGGACGGTGTCGCCTGTCGCCGAGGTGAGATTACAGCCCAGCAGCAGGGGACGACCTGCCTCTGCTCTCAGAGTGGCAGGAGCTATGACCTCACCTGAGTTCAGAGACcatattacatttaaatgtcatatagcctgaaatgtgacattttaaggTGAAGCTAGTTTTGACTACTTTATAAatagttaggtagtttagtccagcgGTTCCCACCTTAGGGATTGGGCCCCGCCAGAGTCACCACATagatctgaggggttgtgagatgattaatgaggaaggaaagaagaaaaaaacaagttctgATACACTGTATtaattttggacttttctcGAATCTCAACGTTCttttatatgaaatattaaatcatTTGACCTCTTTGAGCCTTGAACACTCAtctaaatgaaaccatctgagaagtttagagaggaaatgtttcttttgtggAGCTGCTAACAACTTACTGTATACACATCTGAACTACAGCCCCAACTAGACgctgcttttttgtaagaggTTACAAGCCAAAACGGTTGGGtaacaattttttaaatgtaaaatcttgtCAAATCCCTGTCAGataaacatagtggagtaaaaaatacaatatttcttctAAAATGgtagtgcagtagaagtataaagtagcagaaataGTCAAGTATTGTTaagttctgtacttaagtaaatgtacttagttagtTCCAGCAGCTGAGCACTAAGGAAGGTACCATGGAAACTGAACTCACTAAAGTTAGATTTTTCTCTCAAACCCTTTTGTAATCATAAAACCTCACAGTTTGTATACATATGCATGGTTAACAGTTACCTCTGTCTGCCTTTTGGGGGCTTGCACAACCTTGGTTACATCAAAAATCCTCTTAAAATGAGTTGCCGGTAATTTAATAACGTACCTTGCGTCCTGGAAACAGTCGTTCCTGCTATCCAGAGCAGCAGACACAGGGGCAGGGCAGGTCCACACATCGCACACTCAGGCAGGGTTACCAACTCACACGCTGACCCAGTATCTCATCCAGGCTGtagctgcaaacacaaacactgtcagagAGCTTACACAACCTAAACCTCAAAGTAGCTTGTGGCtacataacattaaaaaaagaggtTCAATTAGCAAAGAAACAAGTGTGAATGGGGAGGCTGTGATGCAGATGTACCCCTGTCAGCTGTCCAGTGTTGTGACTTGCTGAGCTGCTGTTGGTCAACACAGTTGTAGCTGCATCTTACTGGCACACTGTCTGCTGTAATGGGAAACATGAGGCCAGAGGATGACATTAGCAATGACTGCATCGTCCCAGCATTATCAGGGAGCACACTCTTTGCTTAGTAGTGAAGGAAAAATACTAACACGTGAACAACTGAACTTCTTTGCAGCCACGACACCGGGGTTAGTTCACTTTAAAAGTCATTGCCATGGTAATACAATGTCTAGgcatcaacaacaacagctgcTGATTCAAGAACCATCACCTGGGGTCTAATGGAGGTTTTACATGTTAACCCACAGCATGAACCCTGTAAGCCCATAATCATCAGGCAGCAAAACAAGCTGCCACTTTGACGTCTAGACAACGCCAACCTCAAGATTTCAAAATCAATACCCAAAATCCAACCTCAAACTAAGTACAGTGGTCAGATGATGATGCaagaagtgagtgtgtgtgtgtgtgtatgtgtgtgtcacttcTGCATATCCTGGACAAAAAAGTGGAAACAGCAGGGATCAGGCCTTTGATCAGACTATACAAGTGAAGTGAAGTGGACTTGCTGGGAAAGAGAAACCCGCctaaaccacaagacacaccaggtCCAGACCTCAGAGCTTTATGGGCATTATTTGCTCTTTTACAGTGCCAAACCATCTGGCTTCACACATGCAGCCTGCTCCTGTTGGGCAACACTTAAATCACTTTTCCACTACAAAAATGTCACTGATGTCTGACAGTGGGCTGTTAGAAAGGCCACAACCAATCTAATTCAATCAAtcagcttttaatgtgaaactcCAGCAGATATAGCTGAATGTGACCTTCCAAATGTTGGTGTGTTTATTCTTTTATTGAGCGTGCATGTATTTGAGAGAAAATTGTTGCTTCTTTGGAGGTCAAATGCTTCACTCATAGGCCGATTCAATGTAAGCATTACATATGTCTTGACAGAACTTGTTCAGGAGAGCTGAATGTTTCATGTTCTccaagagagggacagaaaccAGGCTGGCAACCTAAATCCTAATCCCGCATCCAGATGTGCCCTGAACATTTCCGCCACAGCTGGTTTCGGGCCCAGAAGACAGATGTTGTGTGAGATTTCTTGAACAGATTGCTGAGACAAAAAAGAAGCATGAAACTGATCACCTTTCCcacatttatgttatttaaaGCAGGAGAGGGAAAAGGCTTTTTCAATTTTGGGGCTGTAAATCTTTCTCTTGACAGGTTCACCTCCTAACAATCATAACAACTGATAAAAtgctatacatacatataaaaattTCACCCAAAAATATAGTggaaaatggcttttttttttacagccagGAACACtaagaaaaacatcaacaaggAAAATTATAGCTATATAGCTTAATTCAGTTAGCCTACAAGttaattttaacttattttctAGTTTACGTCAGTGATACGGGTATATAAGTCATTATAAGGGAACAAAACTACTCTAAAAACAagttaaatgttgttttcagtaaaaactttatagttttaaaacattcatATCTTCATGTCTCGTTTTACACCCTGAAGAGTTTCACCATAAAAAGTCAGACAAACCAATTAAGGTGTGTTTCTggattaagtaaaaaaaaaaaaaactacaactaaAAGTGATTCCAAACTAATTATGCTGCAGCTAAAATCGTGGAGAATGTTTCATAATGAATCAGACTTACCCGCCGACAGATGAAAGTCCACAGAAGAGAAAGCCAGCTCCCCAGTGCTCCCGGTGCTGCCTGAGCTACAGGTGATGTGAAACTGCAGCAGAATGATccatagttcagttttacattaAACTACGACTAAACTGTGCTGAAGTCCTGCTGCCGCATCGCAGCCCCTACACAGCCTCAGCAACTCTGAGGCAAACAGGACCTCCGGCGGCCATGttgtgcagctgcagcagacattCACTGCACTGCTGGGAATACATCCTTTTTATTATGGTTTGATATTTCCACTATTGCTTTTAAGTAAGTCAATAAATCACCAGTTTCTTATCACAGCTCATCCGGCTctaaaacactgacatgttttGTATTCCAAACATGTCAAAGGAACTATTTGGACTTTTAGAAAAACTGATatttgattaaaatacattatcAGATGCAGTTACATTCCGCAGGGCACATTTTATTTACTCATTGGAGATGCAGTATATTTTTTGACCATCACATGAAGCCCTCTCCAGAGATATAAAACACCACAGTTTAAGATTCTCAGTGACTCTTCTTTGCACAAACCccacattttgttaaatgttcCTTTACCAAAGCTGTTGCTCATTTGCCCACATTTGCATCCTTTAGCTTCTtagatgaaacaaacaacataaagacAGGGAGAACAAAAATAAGTGCTAAAATatatgcagcattttattgaATACACCCCTAAAAACAAAGAGTTTGGTTTTGCAAATGCATCATTACAAGTgagaatgatttttttcaaaatgttatatttagtttaataaTGACAGATGGTACAAAATACTATATTACTTAAAGATTATCAATGTTCAGAAATAGGGAAATTCCCCcccacttttatttattatttctcttGAACGTTTTG includes these proteins:
- the LOC122871766 gene encoding OX-2 membrane glycoprotein-like; the encoded protein is MCGPALPLCLLLWIAGTTVSRTQGEVIAPATLRAEAGRPLLLGCNLTSATGDTVRQVRWLNRHNKILLAYQQSVPIRVSHQEPNVQLTASHNDASYITIKRVRSDDEGCYRCIFDVYPSGKQEGRTCITVTGKVHLEGNKTAVSGKPATLSCWYGLPERVHQVLWRKTAEQGDTTTVASYAKHGHQNIVGQFIGRVSLSRTLGDTQLTIQAVRTEDEACYTCEFHTYPDGIKSATACLSVYVLPKPEVSHVTSSSGVTEANCTAQARPAAEIMWNIDGDNRTLGPPISSVYDQGDGTTIVTSTLFFQSGLLNDLSVKCIVHHQGLEKPLTVYLNTNVGPAMVILLSVCGVAVVLLLCLCVCLCKCFICTDE